From the Maioricimonas rarisocia genome, one window contains:
- a CDS encoding DUF669 domain-containing protein, with the protein MADLRGVDAETVEPNDSFDPIPNGEYLCIITTSEMKPTKAGDGAYLELELQVIEGPCQGRKLWDRLNLNNANETAVKIAKGTLSAICRAVGVLQPTDSCELHDLPLVAKVACRKRDDTDELTNVIKSYKKRPGTALDPVTPHGSAERRPNASPKLRESGAEAPTSHAGSTPPWKRA; encoded by the coding sequence ATGGCTGATCTGCGGGGGGTCGACGCCGAGACCGTCGAACCGAACGATTCATTCGATCCGATCCCCAACGGGGAGTATCTCTGCATCATCACGACGTCGGAGATGAAGCCGACGAAGGCGGGTGACGGTGCCTATCTCGAACTCGAGCTGCAGGTGATCGAGGGACCATGCCAGGGACGGAAGCTCTGGGACCGGCTCAACCTGAACAACGCAAACGAGACCGCGGTCAAGATCGCCAAAGGAACGCTGTCGGCGATCTGCCGAGCGGTCGGTGTCCTGCAGCCGACCGATTCCTGCGAGCTGCACGACCTGCCGCTTGTGGCCAAGGTCGCCTGTCGCAAGCGGGATGACACGGATGAACTCACGAACGTCATCAAGAGCTACAAGAAGCGCCCGGGCACAGCACTGGACCCGGTGACTCCCCACGGCTCCGCCGAACGACGGCCAAATGCATCGCCGAAGCTCCGCGAGAGCGGTGCGGAGGCACCAACCAGCCACGCCGGATCCACGCCGCCGTGGAAACGGGCGTGA
- a CDS encoding DEAD/DEAH box helicase: MILRPYQQQAVEAAYRYLREHDGNPVIVLPTGAGKSIVLAQIVRDAVTLWNGRVLLLTHVRELIEQNADKIRRLCPELKVGVYSAGLRKRDTSHSVICAGIQSVYERACELGSFDLILVDEAHLISARDDSMYGQFLADMQVINPDHRVIGLTATPYRLDSGSICGPDLMFDAICIEVGIRQLIADGFLSSLVTKAGEARADTGSLHVRAGEFVASEVEAVMDQDTLVEAACAEIVELTKDRQSVLIFSAGVNHGQHIQRVLGERHEVECGFVSGDTPASERDELLARFRREPSDGLFERQPLKYLCNGQVLTTGFDAPNVDCVVLLRPTMSPGLYYQMVGRGFRLHPGKQNCLVLDYGGNVLRHGPVDQLQVVEKRGNGDGPAPAKECPNCRALIAPAYSICPQCGHEFPPPERKKHESQATNAGVLSGQVTDTEFEVRDVLYSVHTKKGAADDAPKTLRVDYRLGLDYWVSEWICFEHTGWPRRKAEKWWQERSPDPPPDTAAEGVDLAEAGRVANPESVTVRSIAGEKFDRIIGCELGPLPDPSPIWQPDDLADVPF; encoded by the coding sequence GTGATTCTGCGCCCGTATCAGCAGCAGGCCGTCGAGGCCGCCTATCGATATTTGCGGGAGCACGATGGCAATCCGGTCATCGTGCTTCCGACAGGGGCCGGCAAGTCAATCGTCCTGGCCCAGATCGTCAGAGATGCGGTCACGCTCTGGAACGGTCGTGTGCTCCTGCTGACGCACGTACGGGAATTGATCGAGCAGAATGCCGACAAGATCCGCCGACTCTGTCCCGAACTGAAGGTCGGCGTTTATTCCGCGGGACTCCGGAAGCGAGACACCTCGCATTCGGTCATCTGTGCCGGCATTCAAAGCGTCTACGAACGAGCCTGCGAACTGGGTTCGTTCGATCTGATTCTGGTCGACGAAGCGCACCTCATCAGCGCTCGCGACGACTCGATGTACGGCCAGTTTCTGGCCGACATGCAGGTCATCAATCCCGATCATCGCGTGATCGGACTGACCGCCACACCGTACCGGCTCGACTCCGGATCGATCTGCGGCCCCGATCTCATGTTCGATGCGATCTGCATCGAGGTCGGCATCCGCCAACTGATCGCTGACGGGTTCCTGTCGTCGCTCGTGACCAAAGCTGGCGAAGCCAGGGCCGATACGGGCAGCCTCCACGTGCGAGCGGGCGAGTTTGTGGCCAGCGAAGTCGAGGCGGTCATGGATCAGGACACGCTCGTCGAAGCGGCCTGTGCGGAGATCGTCGAACTGACGAAGGATCGGCAGTCGGTGCTGATCTTCTCGGCGGGCGTCAATCACGGCCAGCACATTCAACGGGTGCTCGGGGAACGGCATGAAGTCGAATGTGGCTTCGTCTCGGGCGACACACCGGCTTCCGAGCGGGACGAGCTGCTGGCCCGGTTCCGCCGCGAACCGAGTGACGGACTGTTCGAGCGACAGCCGCTCAAATATCTCTGCAACGGCCAGGTGCTGACGACCGGGTTCGATGCACCGAACGTCGATTGCGTCGTCCTGCTGAGACCCACGATGTCGCCGGGATTGTATTACCAGATGGTCGGCCGCGGGTTCCGGCTGCATCCGGGCAAACAGAACTGCCTCGTCCTGGACTACGGCGGCAACGTCCTGCGGCATGGGCCAGTGGACCAGCTGCAGGTCGTTGAGAAGCGTGGTAATGGCGATGGACCGGCCCCGGCGAAGGAATGCCCAAACTGTCGGGCACTGATTGCACCCGCGTATTCGATTTGCCCGCAATGCGGACATGAGTTTCCTCCGCCGGAACGGAAGAAGCACGAATCGCAGGCCACCAACGCCGGTGTCCTCTCCGGACAGGTCACCGATACCGAATTCGAAGTGCGGGACGTCCTGTACTCGGTCCACACGAAGAAAGGAGCCGCGGACGACGCGCCGAAGACGTTGCGAGTCGACTACCGGCTCGGCCTGGACTACTGGGTCAGCGAATGGATCTGCTTCGAGCACACCGGCTGGCCACGACGGAAGGCGGAGAAGTGGTGGCAGGAACGCTCTCCCGATCCGCCCCCCGATACGGCGGCCGAGGGCGTCGACCTGGCCGAGGCCGGACGGGTCGCAAATCCTGAGAGCGTCACCGTCCGTTCGATCGCCGGCGAGAAGTTCGACCGCATCATTGGCTGCGAGCTGGGGCCGCTGCCGGATCCCAGTCCGATCTGGCAACCGGACGACTTGGCTGACGTGCCGTTCTGA
- a CDS encoding type II toxin-antitoxin system ParD family antitoxin: MSYPIPPDVQLSIDAQLASGRYSTPEEVLRAALRALEEEEEDRVAVQAAVDEWRAGDEGTPLKDAFDKLRRCRL; this comes from the coding sequence GTGTCCTACCCGATCCCACCCGATGTGCAGCTGTCGATCGACGCCCAGTTGGCGAGCGGCCGATACTCGACACCCGAAGAGGTTCTGCGTGCTGCCCTTCGCGCGCTCGAAGAGGAGGAGGAAGATCGTGTTGCCGTTCAGGCAGCCGTTGATGAGTGGCGTGCCGGTGACGAGGGCACACCACTCAAGGATGCGTTTGACAAGCTGCGTCGTTGCAGGCTGTAG
- a CDS encoding DUF7768 domain-containing protein, producing MSVQTETSPCADSQTRLPRGTADPKPLIYIAAPYTQPDPAANTHYVLQVADALLKAGATPLVPHLSLLWHVVSPKPYDFWLAYDRELLIRCDAVMRIPGFSNGATDECRFAESLDIPVLTARSAAVDDCVRVVRHWISNREGVLT from the coding sequence GTGAGCGTCCAGACGGAAACCAGTCCCTGCGCCGATTCGCAAACCCGCCTGCCACGCGGGACAGCAGATCCGAAACCACTCATTTACATCGCGGCTCCCTACACGCAGCCCGATCCAGCGGCCAATACGCACTATGTCCTGCAGGTGGCCGACGCGTTGCTGAAAGCGGGAGCGACGCCGCTCGTGCCCCACCTGTCACTGCTGTGGCACGTGGTCTCGCCCAAACCGTACGACTTCTGGCTGGCGTACGACCGCGAACTGCTGATCCGCTGTGATGCGGTGATGCGGATTCCCGGGTTCTCGAACGGTGCCACGGACGAGTGCCGGTTTGCCGAGTCGCTCGACATCCCCGTGCTGACGGCCCGGTCCGCCGCAGTCGACGACTGCGTGCGGGTTGTTCGCCACTGGATATCGAACCGGGAAGGAGTGCTCACGTGA
- a CDS encoding DUF2924 domain-containing protein, which produces MAAEVAAMERLTATQLQEKYAEIFGERPRSCHRRWLIRRIAWRLQARAEGDLSERAQRRATELADDADVRVTPPKTVVLRLRDQRIGDTAPTDPRIPAPGTWLTKTYKGALVEVQVLANGFEFAGEKYKSLTGVARAVTGTHCNGFRFFGLGGRS; this is translated from the coding sequence ATTGCTGCCGAGGTCGCCGCGATGGAGCGGCTGACCGCAACGCAACTGCAGGAGAAGTACGCCGAGATCTTTGGCGAGCGGCCCCGCTCCTGCCACCGCCGCTGGCTCATCCGACGCATCGCCTGGCGGCTGCAGGCACGCGCCGAAGGCGATCTGTCTGAGCGGGCGCAGCGACGGGCCACCGAACTGGCCGACGACGCCGACGTACGGGTCACGCCGCCCAAGACGGTCGTTCTGCGACTGCGGGACCAGCGGATCGGCGATACCGCACCGACGGATCCGCGGATCCCCGCCCCCGGGACCTGGCTGACGAAGACGTACAAGGGGGCGCTCGTCGAAGTTCAGGTGCTGGCCAACGGATTCGAGTTCGCCGGGGAGAAATACAAGTCCCTCACGGGTGTCGCCCGGGCCGTCACCGGCACGCACTGCAACGGATTCCGGTTCTTCGGGCTGGGAGGCCGGTCATGA
- a CDS encoding recombinase family protein — translation MTRTSNQKRRGRSSERDRRTVRCAIYTRKSTEEGLEQEFNSLDAQRESGEAYIASQKGEGWVCLPDRYDDGGFTGGNMERPALQRLIADIEAGQIDCVVVYKVDRLSRSLFDFADLVKVFEQHGVTFVAVTQHFNTTDAMGRLTLNILLSFAQFEREIIGERIRDKIAAQRRKGKWAGGYPVLGYDIDRSGNSPKLVVNAQEAARVRKIFSLYLKLGSLLPTVEALEVRGWANKSWRTKRGNVRSGRPFDRGTLYALLTNPIYIGRIRHKTHVFDGEHEPIVPEKLFRKVQETLQQNGRNGGAGVRNKYHALLKGLLVCAACERTMSHTFTSRGQKRYRYYTCTRAIHNGRRACPSRSLPAAEIEQAVVDEIRGIAADTDLRAEILTEARRHIDEELTALQTEERQLKRDIARWYGDLRPRPDDQHNGSTERTAELLERIRRAELRMVEIGVRKGDLESEGIDQADVDAAFADFEGLWEALTPRERVRLLALLVERVTFNAEQSTIAVTFHATGINALMAGGAA, via the coding sequence ATGACACGCACCAGCAACCAGAAACGACGCGGCCGCAGCAGCGAACGCGACCGCAGGACCGTCCGCTGCGCCATTTACACGCGCAAGAGTACCGAAGAGGGGCTCGAACAGGAGTTCAACTCTCTCGATGCGCAGCGAGAATCGGGCGAGGCGTATATCGCCAGCCAGAAAGGGGAGGGGTGGGTCTGCCTGCCCGACCGGTACGATGATGGCGGCTTCACCGGCGGCAACATGGAACGTCCCGCCCTGCAGCGGCTGATCGCCGATATCGAGGCCGGCCAGATCGACTGCGTGGTCGTCTACAAGGTCGATCGCCTGAGCCGTTCGTTGTTCGACTTCGCTGACCTCGTCAAGGTGTTCGAGCAGCATGGTGTGACGTTCGTCGCCGTCACGCAGCACTTCAACACGACCGACGCGATGGGTCGGTTGACGCTCAACATCCTGCTGTCGTTCGCCCAGTTCGAACGGGAGATCATCGGCGAACGGATCCGCGACAAGATCGCCGCCCAGCGCCGCAAGGGGAAATGGGCGGGCGGATACCCGGTGCTCGGCTACGATATCGATCGCTCCGGCAACTCGCCGAAGCTGGTCGTCAACGCCCAGGAGGCGGCCCGCGTCCGGAAGATCTTCTCGCTGTACCTGAAGCTCGGGTCGCTGCTGCCGACGGTCGAAGCCCTCGAAGTCCGCGGCTGGGCCAACAAGTCGTGGCGGACCAAGCGGGGAAACGTACGGAGCGGTCGCCCTTTCGATCGGGGCACGCTGTACGCGTTGCTGACCAACCCGATCTACATCGGGAGGATCCGGCACAAGACGCACGTGTTCGACGGCGAACATGAACCGATCGTTCCGGAGAAACTGTTCCGCAAGGTGCAGGAGACGCTGCAGCAGAACGGCCGCAACGGTGGGGCGGGCGTCCGCAACAAGTACCACGCCCTGCTGAAGGGGCTGCTGGTCTGCGCGGCGTGCGAGCGAACGATGTCGCACACGTTCACCAGTCGCGGCCAGAAACGATACCGCTACTACACCTGCACGCGGGCGATCCACAACGGTCGCCGGGCATGCCCCTCCCGTTCGCTGCCGGCGGCCGAGATCGAGCAGGCGGTTGTCGACGAGATTCGTGGGATCGCGGCCGACACCGACCTGCGTGCCGAGATCCTCACCGAGGCACGACGCCATATCGACGAGGAACTGACGGCCCTGCAGACCGAGGAGCGGCAACTGAAACGTGACATCGCCCGCTGGTACGGCGACCTGCGACCCCGGCCGGACGACCAACACAACGGCAGCACCGAACGCACGGCCGAGTTGCTGGAACGGATTCGCCGGGCGGAACTGCGGATGGTCGAAATTGGAGTGCGCAAAGGGGATCTGGAGTCGGAGGGGATCGACCAGGCGGACGTCGATGCGGCGTTCGCTGATTTCGAGGGGTTGTGGGAGGCGCTGACTCCGCGGGAGCGCGTGCGGCTGCTGGCACTGCTGGTGGAGCGAGTCACCTTCAACGCGGAGCAAAGTACGATCGCTGTGACGTTCCACGCCACCGGGATCAACGCCCTGATGGCAGGAGGTGCCGCATGA